From Helicobacter sp. MIT 05-5293, one genomic window encodes:
- a CDS encoding catalase, with translation MKHSLLTSSVGRPIGDNQNTQSVGARGPLLLQDTWFLEKLAHFDRERIPERVVHAKGSGAYGELTITNDISSYSCAKIFAQVGKKIPLFIRFSTVAGERGSSDSERDPRGFAVKFYTEEGNWDLVGNNTPVFFIRDPLKFPDFIHTQKRDPRTNLKNPTAQWDFWSLTPEALHQITTLMSDRGIPRTFRHMHGFGSHTFSFINAKNERFWVKFHFKTMQGIENLSAKEAQRLSGEDPDSHQRDLYESIQKGDFPKWRFCVQIMPESDAKTYRFHPFDVTKVWSHKDYPLIEVGIVELNKNPENYFAEVEQAAFNPANIIPGIGYSPDRLLQGRLFAYGDTQRYRLGINHTQLPVNAPKCPFATTHRDGLMQNGEAGSKLNYNPSSLPGYADDGAFKEPTLDTHKFQESSMIAHWDYRADDADYYTQPRDLYHLMSEKQKDELCENIANSMVGVPKDIIDLAISHFRKVDEDYANRILRFSK, from the coding sequence ATGAAACATTCATTATTGACTTCTAGTGTAGGAAGACCTATTGGCGATAACCAAAATACACAAAGCGTAGGTGCAAGAGGACCATTACTCCTTCAAGACACATGGTTTTTGGAAAAATTAGCGCATTTTGACCGAGAACGTATTCCTGAACGCGTTGTGCATGCTAAAGGAAGCGGAGCTTATGGAGAACTTACAATCACTAATGACATTAGCTCTTATAGTTGCGCAAAGATTTTTGCTCAAGTAGGAAAGAAAATCCCTTTATTTATTCGATTTTCTACCGTTGCGGGTGAGCGAGGTTCGTCTGATAGCGAACGCGATCCACGCGGATTTGCAGTCAAGTTTTATACTGAAGAGGGAAATTGGGATTTGGTTGGCAATAACACACCGGTATTTTTTATCCGTGATCCTTTAAAATTCCCTGATTTTATTCACACACAAAAACGCGATCCACGCACAAATCTTAAGAATCCTACTGCACAATGGGATTTTTGGAGCTTAACTCCTGAAGCTTTGCATCAAATTACTACATTGATGAGTGATCGTGGGATACCTCGCACTTTTCGTCATATGCACGGATTTGGTAGTCATACTTTCAGCTTTATTAATGCAAAAAATGAGCGATTTTGGGTGAAATTTCACTTTAAAACAATGCAAGGAATTGAGAATCTTTCTGCTAAAGAAGCACAAAGATTAAGTGGAGAAGACCCAGATTCACATCAAAGAGATTTGTATGAGTCAATTCAAAAAGGTGATTTTCCAAAATGGCGATTCTGCGTGCAGATTATGCCTGAATCTGATGCTAAAACTTATCGATTCCACCCCTTTGATGTTACAAAAGTGTGGAGTCATAAGGATTATCCATTGATTGAAGTTGGTATCGTTGAGCTTAATAAAAATCCGGAAAATTATTTTGCCGAAGTAGAGCAAGCTGCTTTTAATCCTGCTAACATCATTCCGGGCATCGGTTATAGCCCCGATCGTTTGTTGCAAGGGCGATTATTTGCTTATGGCGATACACAAAGGTATCGTTTGGGTATCAATCACACTCAACTTCCTGTGAATGCTCCAAAATGTCCATTTGCGACCACGCATCGTGATGGTTTGATGCAAAATGGCGAAGCAGGCAGTAAATTAAACTACAATCCTAGCTCACTTCCGGGATATGCCGATGATGGAGCATTCAAAGAGCCTACACTTGATACGCATAAGTTTCAAGAAAGCTCAATGATTGCGCATTGGGATTATCGTGCTGATGATGCGGATTATTATACACAGCCGCGTGATTTGTATCATCTTATGAGTGAGAAACAAAAAGATGAACTATGCGAAAATATCGCCAATAGTATGGTAGGCGTGCCAAAAGACATTATTGATTTGGCGATTTCTCATTTCCGTAAGGTTGATGAAGATTATGCAAATAGAATCTTGAGATTCTCTAAGTAA
- the trxB gene encoding thioredoxin-disulfide reductase: MIDLAIIGGGPAGLSAGLYATRGGIKNVVLFEKGMPGGQITGSSEIENYPGVKDIVSGMEFMEPWQEQCFRFGLTHKMAEVSKISKKDDVFYIHQADGSVDEAKAVIFAAGGRPKRSGVKGEDEYWGKGVSTCATCDGFFYKNKEVVVLGGGDTALEEAVYLSRICSKVYLVHRRDTFRAAPSTIEHVKQNDKIEIITPAVVEEIKGDASGVNAIVIKKTQSGEILTLNVLGIFIFVGYDVNTGILKQDDDSMLCECDAYNSIKVDLSMKTNIPGLFAAGDVRINAPKQVVCAAGDGATAALQAIAYLEHK, from the coding sequence ATGATAGATTTGGCAATTATTGGTGGAGGTCCAGCTGGATTAAGTGCAGGACTATATGCGACAAGAGGCGGCATTAAAAATGTTGTTTTATTTGAAAAAGGTATGCCCGGTGGGCAAATCACAGGCAGCAGTGAGATTGAAAATTATCCGGGCGTGAAAGATATTGTAAGCGGTATGGAATTTATGGAACCATGGCAAGAGCAATGTTTTCGCTTTGGACTTACGCACAAAATGGCAGAAGTTAGTAAAATCAGCAAAAAAGATGATGTTTTTTATATTCATCAAGCTGATGGCAGTGTCGATGAAGCGAAAGCAGTGATTTTTGCTGCTGGTGGGAGACCTAAGCGTTCAGGTGTCAAAGGAGAAGATGAATATTGGGGTAAAGGTGTGAGCACTTGTGCGACTTGCGATGGATTCTTTTATAAAAATAAAGAAGTCGTTGTGCTTGGTGGCGGTGATACAGCTTTAGAAGAGGCTGTTTATCTAAGCAGAATTTGCTCTAAGGTTTATCTAGTGCATCGAAGAGATACATTTCGTGCCGCACCAAGCACGATTGAACATGTGAAACAAAATGATAAGATTGAGATCATTACTCCTGCAGTTGTAGAAGAAATTAAAGGCGATGCTTCAGGTGTGAATGCTATCGTGATCAAAAAAACCCAATCCGGAGAGATTCTCACGCTTAATGTGTTAGGGATTTTTATCTTTGTCGGATATGATGTGAATACAGGAATTTTAAAACAAGATGATGATTCAATGCTTTGTGAATGTGATGCTTATAATAGTATCAAGGTGGATTTATCAATGAAGACAAATATACCCGGTTTATTTGCTGCGGGTGATGTGCGTATCAATGCACCTAAACAAGTTGTTTGTGCAGCGGGCGATGGGGCTACTGCAGCTTTGCAAGCAATTGCATATCTCGAACATAAATAA
- the dapB gene encoding 4-hydroxy-tetrahydrodipicolinate reductase, which translates to MLKVGVFGATGRVGKMLIEEILNHHKHFALSSVYVRNELHYSLPSSTMVTDSLEVLLQSSDVVIDFSSPQATKSLLEQALLQPKPIVIGTTGLDSSIYHLIEEASVKMPVLYATNMSRGVAILNKIAASVAAILEESDIEISEIHHRYKKDSPSGTALTLAKSCAKARGLNLDNIRISGRDGNIGARSKEEIAVMSLRGGDVVGRHTVGFYLDGEYLELTHNATSRLTFAKGALEVASWLAHQKNGLYSIEDALGLH; encoded by the coding sequence ATGCTAAAGGTTGGTGTTTTTGGAGCGACAGGACGTGTGGGTAAAATGCTTATCGAAGAGATTCTCAATCATCATAAACATTTTGCTTTATCAAGTGTTTATGTGCGTAATGAGCTTCATTATTCACTACCTTCTAGCACAATGGTTACAGATAGCTTGGAAGTATTGCTGCAGTCTAGTGATGTGGTGATTGACTTTTCCTCACCGCAAGCGACTAAATCTTTACTCGAACAAGCTCTTTTGCAACCCAAACCTATTGTGATTGGCACAACGGGGCTTGATTCTTCGATTTATCATTTGATCGAAGAAGCCTCTGTTAAAATGCCTGTTTTGTATGCGACCAATATGAGTAGAGGTGTGGCGATTCTTAATAAAATTGCCGCTTCAGTTGCTGCAATCCTTGAAGAAAGCGATATTGAAATCAGCGAGATTCATCATCGTTATAAGAAAGATTCTCCATCGGGCACAGCACTTACACTTGCGAAAAGCTGTGCAAAAGCTAGGGGACTAAATCTCGATAATATTCGTATCAGTGGTCGAGATGGCAATATTGGCGCGAGAAGTAAAGAAGAAATTGCGGTGATGAGTTTGCGCGGAGGAGATGTCGTAGGGAGACACACGGTGGGATTCTATCTCGATGGTGAATATTTGGAGCTTACGCATAATGCTACTTCTCGCCTTACTTTTGCTAAAGGCGCGTTAGAAGTGGCGAGTTGGTTGGCGCATCAAAAAAATGGTTTATATAGTATTGAAGACGCATTGGGATTACATTAA
- the purF gene encoding amidophosphoribosyltransferase, which translates to MESWNEECAVVGVYNVDNASVLSYYALFAMQHRGQEASGISASNGSKITTIKNNGLVTKIFTDRRLAKLQGRSAIGHNRYSTAGEDSINDAQPIFARYDLGEIAIAHNGNLTNAKEIREGLIKEGAIFQSHLDTENLIHLIARSQKEHLKDRIIDALHYVDGAYSFVFLSRSKMFVVRDRYGLRPLSLGKIHNEDGSIGYMVASETCAFDLAGVEFVRDIEPGEMLIFDGAYSFQNSQPQSIKVFESSPFSCVFEYVYFARPDSNVFGRNVYQARKQMGIELAKEHQIQADMVIPVPDSGVAAAIGYSKESGVDFELGIIRNHYVGRTFIEPTQKMREIKVRLKLNPIKELIKGKSIIVIDDSVVRGTTSKQIIKILRQAGAKQIHLLISSPPTISPCYYGVDTPDKESLICANKSIEEVRNFIGADSLGFLSIEGLLRSIAGDKQTFCKACFDGKYIDTYTLTHTKGC; encoded by the coding sequence ATGGAAAGCTGGAATGAAGAGTGTGCTGTTGTAGGGGTATATAATGTCGATAACGCGAGCGTTTTAAGTTATTACGCTCTTTTTGCAATGCAACATCGTGGGCAAGAGGCGAGTGGCATTTCTGCTTCTAACGGAAGCAAAATCACAACAATCAAAAACAATGGATTGGTTACAAAAATTTTCACTGATCGGCGATTAGCAAAATTACAGGGACGCTCGGCTATTGGGCATAATCGTTATTCTACTGCAGGCGAAGATTCTATCAATGATGCACAACCTATATTTGCACGATATGATTTGGGTGAAATTGCCATTGCCCATAATGGTAATCTTACCAATGCTAAGGAAATCCGTGAGGGGCTAATCAAAGAAGGAGCAATCTTTCAAAGCCATCTTGATACTGAAAATCTCATACATCTTATTGCGCGTAGTCAAAAAGAACATCTTAAAGACAGAATCATTGATGCTTTGCATTATGTCGATGGGGCGTATAGTTTTGTTTTCCTTTCGCGTAGCAAGATGTTTGTAGTCCGTGATCGCTATGGTTTGCGACCTTTGAGTTTGGGTAAGATTCATAATGAAGATGGAAGTATAGGATATATGGTCGCAAGTGAGACTTGCGCTTTTGATCTTGCGGGCGTAGAATTTGTGAGGGATATTGAACCCGGTGAGATGTTGATTTTTGATGGAGCTTATAGTTTTCAAAATTCCCAACCTCAAAGTATCAAAGTATTTGAATCTTCCCCTTTTTCTTGTGTGTTTGAATATGTGTATTTTGCGCGCCCTGATAGTAATGTTTTTGGACGCAATGTTTATCAAGCACGCAAACAAATGGGTATTGAGCTAGCAAAAGAGCATCAGATTCAAGCAGATATGGTGATCCCTGTCCCAGATTCTGGAGTGGCTGCTGCGATTGGTTATAGTAAGGAAAGCGGTGTTGATTTTGAGCTAGGAATCATTCGGAATCACTATGTCGGACGCACTTTTATCGAGCCTACTCAAAAAATGCGCGAAATCAAAGTGCGCTTGAAGCTTAATCCTATTAAAGAACTTATCAAGGGTAAAAGTATTATTGTTATTGATGATTCTGTTGTGCGAGGGACAACAAGCAAGCAGATTATCAAAATTTTGCGTCAAGCAGGTGCAAAACAGATTCATTTATTGATAAGCTCTCCTCCTACAATTTCACCTTGTTATTATGGCGTGGATACGCCTGATAAAGAATCGCTGATTTGTGCAAATAAAAGTATCGAAGAGGTGCGGAATTTTATTGGTGCGGATTCTTTAGGATTCTTATCTATAGAAGGCTTGCTTAGAAGCATAGCAGGAGATAAGCAAACATTTTGTAAGGCTTGTTTTGATGGGAAGTATATTGACACATATACGCTTACGCATACTAAAGGGTGCTGA
- a CDS encoding TIGR01212 family radical SAM protein (This family includes YhcC from E. coli K-12, an uncharacterized radical SAM protein.) has translation MRVVLSVGRYFKKRFGLRVRKIPISLQGFTCPNIDGFLAKGGCIYCDNESFSPSLVKIDKISQTKMNFSLQHNPLLDRQIQQLEEQFHWHADFHQEKFGVSKYMIYFQSYTNTYAPFDTLKTLYDRALSLPNVVGMSIGTRIDSVQDSVLELLGEYVKQGKEIWLEYGIQSVYNETLALTNRAHKIEGAKEMFEKTRALGIKVCAHLIYGLPKETPDMMLHSLDSVLEWGIDGIKIHPLYVVNGTRLAKMYKEGQYEPITMECFSDLIVKSLQKIPPDIVIQRISAGAHDDTLLAPKWCFDKNIQMRYLRDRLREVGIEY, from the coding sequence ATGCGCGTTGTATTAAGTGTAGGGCGATATTTTAAAAAACGATTTGGTTTGCGTGTGCGAAAGATTCCTATTTCATTGCAGGGTTTTACTTGTCCCAATATTGATGGGTTTCTTGCAAAGGGCGGGTGTATTTATTGTGATAATGAGAGTTTCTCGCCAAGTCTTGTGAAGATTGATAAAATTTCTCAAACAAAGATGAATTTTTCACTCCAGCATAATCCTTTGTTAGACAGACAGATTCAGCAACTTGAAGAGCAGTTTCATTGGCACGCAGATTTTCATCAAGAAAAATTTGGCGTAAGCAAGTATATGATTTATTTTCAATCTTATACAAACACCTATGCGCCTTTTGACACACTTAAAACGCTTTATGATAGGGCTTTAAGTCTGCCTAATGTCGTAGGAATGAGTATTGGCACGCGTATTGATAGTGTGCAAGATTCTGTTTTGGAGCTTTTAGGAGAATATGTCAAGCAGGGTAAGGAAATTTGGCTTGAGTATGGTATCCAATCTGTTTATAATGAGACTTTGGCACTTACTAATCGTGCGCATAAGATTGAGGGTGCAAAAGAAATGTTTGAAAAAACTCGTGCCTTAGGTATTAAAGTGTGCGCTCATCTTATATATGGTCTTCCTAAAGAAACGCCCGATATGATGCTTCATTCTTTAGATTCTGTTTTGGAATGGGGGATTGATGGGATTAAAATCCACCCTTTGTATGTTGTTAATGGCACAAGACTTGCCAAAATGTATAAAGAAGGACAATATGAGCCTATCACTATGGAATGCTTTAGTGATTTAATTGTCAAATCTTTGCAAAAAATCCCTCCTGATATTGTGATTCAACGCATTAGTGCAGGGGCTCATGATGATACATTACTTGCACCTAAGTGGTGTTTTGATAAAAATATTCAAATGCGATATTTGAGGGATCGTTTAAGGGAAGTAGGGATTGAATACTAA
- a CDS encoding glucose-6-phosphate isomerase — MIEFKLHFDKELLDSLTSFQDALFEGIYQEKLSQKSGYYHLPFEQNAIEETADYLKYHQDFLSNISHLIIVGIGGSSLGLKAIDSLLKHLPARKAMQVIFLEHTDPIYTTCALQNIDMQKSLFIVISKSGTTIETSSLLKFILQKYDLLRNETSKKHLLIITDQDSPLENWATSENLTHFKLCPNIGGRFSILSIVGILPLGILGFDTKALLHGAKNMMQGFFKRSEDHILQKALVFASRKNQTPINVLFSYSSLFQDFNAWYVQLWGESLGKINTKGEKTGLTPIALIGSIDQHSFLQLIVQGIMDKSVTFLGINPTYSREPRIPNISLKYLEATDFVNGQGFSTLLNKQQLATMQTIQYEGIMTDEISITHLCEESVGMLIAYFELLTSCVGHLFEINTYDQPAVEFGKQRLKKLL; from the coding sequence ATGATTGAATTCAAACTGCATTTTGATAAAGAGCTTCTAGATTCTCTTACTTCCTTTCAAGATGCGCTTTTTGAGGGAATCTATCAAGAAAAGCTTTCTCAAAAAAGCGGCTATTATCATCTGCCTTTTGAACAAAATGCGATTGAAGAGACAGCAGACTATCTTAAATATCATCAAGACTTTTTGAGCAATATTTCTCATCTTATTATTGTTGGTATTGGTGGGAGTTCTCTAGGGCTTAAAGCAATTGATTCGCTTCTGAAACACTTGCCTGCACGCAAAGCAATGCAAGTTATATTTTTAGAACACACTGACCCCATTTACACCACTTGCGCACTTCAAAATATTGATATGCAAAAAAGTCTCTTTATCGTTATTTCTAAATCCGGCACAACAATCGAAACTTCCTCATTGCTCAAATTTATTTTGCAAAAATATGATTTGCTACGCAATGAAACAAGCAAAAAACATTTGCTTATTATCACCGATCAAGATTCTCCTTTGGAAAATTGGGCAACATCAGAGAATCTTACGCATTTTAAACTCTGCCCAAACATTGGCGGTCGTTTTTCAATTTTAAGTATTGTAGGGATACTGCCGCTAGGGATTCTCGGATTTGATACAAAAGCTCTTCTTCATGGGGCAAAAAATATGATGCAAGGATTCTTTAAACGCTCCGAAGACCATATCTTGCAAAAAGCCTTAGTATTTGCATCTCGCAAGAATCAAACACCGATAAATGTATTGTTTTCTTATTCAAGCTTGTTTCAAGATTTTAATGCTTGGTATGTGCAGCTATGGGGCGAAAGTCTTGGCAAAATCAATACAAAAGGAGAAAAAACAGGTCTAACTCCTATTGCTCTGATTGGAAGCATTGATCAACATTCTTTTTTGCAGCTTATCGTGCAAGGGATAATGGACAAAAGTGTAACTTTTCTCGGTATAAATCCTACTTATAGCCGTGAGCCACGCATTCCAAATATCTCCTTAAAATACCTTGAAGCAACGGATTTTGTAAATGGGCAAGGTTTCTCAACCCTGCTTAACAAACAACAATTAGCAACCATGCAAACGATACAATATGAGGGGATTATGACTGATGAAATCAGTATCACACATCTTTGCGAAGAAAGTGTAGGTATGCTCATTGCATACTTTGAGCTTCTAACCTCTTGTGTAGGACATCTCTTTGAAATCAATACTTACGACCAGCCTGCAGTAGAGTTTGGCAAACAAAGACTTAAAAAACTCCTTTAG
- the gap gene encoding type I glyceraldehyde-3-phosphate dehydrogenase, with amino-acid sequence MAFKMAVNGTGRIGLCAIRIISKRDDVELVAINTTTNIDTLVHLLRYDSVHSSCEVQKIDEHTLRIGKSQKVRILSDRDPNNLDFGEAICVIECTGKFNSSEKSSAHLKGNVKKVVISAPADQTPTFVYGVNHTAYKGENVISNASCTTNCLAPIAKVLDDTFGIEDGLMSTIHSYTNDQNLLDVKHKDLRRARAAALNMIPTSTGAAKAIGLVLPHLSGKLNGIAIRVPTPDVSLVDLSVNLKKAVSKDSINQAFYDAQNTSMKGLILVDDEQRVSSDFIGSNFSAIVVPDKTIVVGEKSAKVLAWYDNEMGYTHRLIDMSVYVCQH; translated from the coding sequence ATGGCATTCAAAATGGCAGTTAATGGCACAGGCAGAATTGGGCTTTGCGCAATAAGAATTATAAGCAAACGCGATGATGTGGAATTAGTAGCAATCAATACGACAACAAACATTGACACCTTAGTGCATTTGCTCCGATACGATTCTGTGCATAGCTCTTGCGAAGTGCAAAAAATTGATGAACACACATTGCGCATTGGAAAAAGCCAAAAAGTAAGAATCTTGAGTGATAGAGATCCAAACAATCTTGATTTTGGCGAAGCAATATGTGTCATTGAATGCACAGGGAAATTTAATTCATCAGAAAAATCAAGTGCGCATCTTAAGGGCAATGTCAAAAAAGTCGTCATCTCTGCACCCGCAGACCAAACACCGACTTTTGTTTATGGTGTCAATCATACTGCTTATAAAGGTGAAAATGTCATATCCAATGCTTCATGCACGACAAATTGCCTTGCTCCAATTGCCAAAGTGCTTGATGATACTTTTGGTATCGAAGATGGTCTAATGAGCACAATACACAGCTATACTAATGATCAGAATCTCCTTGATGTCAAACACAAAGATTTAAGACGCGCACGCGCAGCAGCACTTAATATGATTCCAACAAGCACAGGCGCAGCAAAAGCGATTGGTCTTGTATTGCCTCACTTGAGCGGCAAACTCAATGGTATTGCGATACGCGTCCCTACGCCCGATGTCAGCTTGGTGGATTTAAGTGTGAATCTCAAAAAAGCTGTGAGCAAAGATTCTATCAATCAAGCTTTTTATGACGCACAGAATACATCAATGAAGGGGCTAATTCTTGTTGATGATGAACAACGCGTTTCAAGCGACTTTATCGGATCGAATTTTAGCGCAATTGTCGTGCCCGATAAAACCATCGTTGTGGGTGAAAAAAGTGCTAAAGTGCTTGCATGGTATGACAATGAAATGGGCTATACTCATCGCTTGATTGATATGAGTGTATATGTATGCCAACACTAA
- a CDS encoding diacylglycerol kinase, giving the protein MEDIKRNDKKGKRGFKRLYNAFFYSLDGIKSAWKEEEGFRQVFSISIILSIVACFLAQSWQELILLILPCVISVIAELVNSAIENAIDFTSLEIHPLAKKAKDMGSAVQLIACLFIAFVWIGYVIDRFVLSV; this is encoded by the coding sequence ATGGAAGATATTAAACGCAACGATAAAAAAGGAAAAAGAGGCTTCAAACGCCTCTATAATGCCTTTTTCTACTCGCTTGACGGCATCAAATCTGCGTGGAAAGAAGAAGAGGGATTTCGTCAAGTTTTCAGTATCAGTATCATTTTGAGTATTGTGGCTTGTTTCTTAGCACAAAGTTGGCAAGAACTTATCCTTTTAATCCTACCTTGTGTGATTTCTGTCATTGCTGAATTAGTCAATTCCGCGATTGAAAATGCGATTGATTTTACAAGTCTTGAGATTCACCCACTTGCTAAAAAAGCTAAAGATATGGGCAGTGCTGTCCAATTGATTGCTTGTTTGTTTATTGCATTTGTGTGGATAGGGTATGTGATTGATCGTTTTGTGCTATCAGTCTGA